In one window of Echeneis naucrates chromosome 17, fEcheNa1.1, whole genome shotgun sequence DNA:
- the plk3 gene encoding serine/threonine-protein kinase PLK3 — translation MDTGCFSAAQRLSCHTMNADLLKPGPERGPQQSSVPVKTSRNKPEQTKPELAQVVTDSKTGRSYTKGKLLGKGGFARCYEMTDLSNNKMYAVKVIPQSRVSKPHQRDKITNEIELHKTLSHKHVVKFSHHFEDQENIYIFLELCSRKSLAHIWKARHTLTEPEVRYYLRQIISGLKYLHSRGILHRDLKLGNFFVNENMELRLGDFGLAAKLETVEQRKKTICGTPNYLAPEVLNRQGHGIESDVWSLGCVMYTLMCGSPPFETLDLKETYKCIKEVRYNLPSTLSPAAQKLISGILQKNPSDRLTLDQILNHEFFTKGFTPDKLPPSSCLMVPELHPPSPAKKFFAKMAKSLFGKKKAKVEKIPCEEKDDKDISKLVSGIVKCSINRQISYKTVGPHEVPSPTGQLVSSVPLEQTPAEEESRKSISRSFKGTMASSTEPCEDVLTPAAVAESAMKILNSCLATMPSANRNPPCLSRPQSFLWVTKWVDYSNKYGFGYQLSNQSIGVLFNEGTHLSLCDQRKTVHYCLTNNKHFSFSATSLPEQLRSQKQIVELMANYMEQNLMEGGDLHCEEQVSGPPPLLLQWVKTDHALVMLFNNGTLQVNFYTDHTKLILCKSSDDSYLLTYISRDRISYTYLLSMLNEMGCTSELRHRLRYVVQLLQHHTDA, via the exons ATGGATACCGGTTGTTTCTCCGCGGCGCAGCGTCTGTCGTGTCACACCATGAATGCGGATTTACTGAAGCCCGGTCCGGAGCGGGGACCCCAGCAGTCATCAGTCCCGGTGAAGACCAGCAGGAATAAACCCGAACAGACCAAACCAGAGCTGGCCCAGGTGGTGACAGACTCCAAAACGGGAAGATCTTACACTAAAGGGAAGCTTTTGGGAAAG GGTGGCTTTGCTCGATGCTATGAAATGACAGACCTCTCCAACAACAAAATGTATGCTGTGAAGGTGATTCCACAGAGCAGAGTGTCCAAACCGCACCAGAGAGACAAG ATTACAAATGAGATCGAGCTGCACAAAACCctgtcacacaaacatgttgtgaAATTCTCCCATCATTTTGAAGATCAAGAAAACATCTACATATTCCTTGAGCTCTGCAGTCGGAAG TCCCTAGCACACATTTGGAAggccagacacacactcacagagccAGAAGTGCGATATTACCTCAGACAGATCATATCTGGCCTCAAGTACCTCCACAGCAGAGGCATCCTACACAGAGATCTCAAACTAG GTAACTTCTTTGTTAATGAGAACATGGAACTACGGCTGGGAGACTTTGGCCTCGCTGCCAAGCTGGAGACAGtcgaacagagaaaaaa aACAATTTGCGGGACTCCCAACTATTTGGCCCCTGAGGTGCTCAACAGACAGGGTCACGGCATAGAGTCTGATGTCTGGTCTCTGGGATGTGTAAT GTACACACTGATGTGTGGCAGCCCTCCCTTTGAGACCCTTGACCTGAAGGAGACCTACAAGTGTATAAAGGAAGTTCGGTACAACCTGCCCTCCACGCTTTCTCCTGCTGCACAGAAACTCATCTCAGGCATTCTGCAGAAAAACCCCAGCGACAGACTCACACTGGATCAAATCCTCAACCACGAATTCTTCACCAAA GGTTTCACTCCTGATAAGCTTCCCCCGAGCAGCTGTTTAATGGTGCCAGAGCTCCATCCCCCAAGCCCTGCCAAGAAATTTTTCGCTAAAATGGCAAAGAGCTTATTTggcaaaaagaaagcaaaag TGGAGAAGATTCCATGTGAggaaaaagatgacaaagacaTCTCCAAACTGGTGTCTGGCATTGTTAAATGTTCAATCAACCGGCAGATCAGCTACAAGACAGTTGGACCCCATGAG GTGCCCTCTCCCACTGGTCAGCTGGTCAGCTCTGTGCCTCTGGAACAAACTCCTGCAGAGGAGGAATCCAGGAAATCAATCTCTCGCTCCTTCAAGGGCACCATGGCCAGCAGCACTGAAC CATGTGAGGACGTCCTGACCCCTGCAGCTGTCGCCGAATCCGCAATGAAAATTCTCAACAGCTGCCTGGCCACCATGCCTTCAG ccAACAGAAACCCACCCTGTTTGTCCAGACCACAGTCCTTCCTGTGGGTGACCAAGTGGGTCGACTATTCAAACAAATACGGGTTTGGTTACCAGCTGTCGAACCAAAGTATCGGGGTTCTCTTCAACGAGGGAACACACCTCAGTCTCTGTGACCAGCGCAA GACAGTCCACTACTGCTTGACCAACAATAAACACTTCAGTTTCTCTGCCACTTCTCTGCCCGAGCAGCTTCGCAGCCAGAAACAAATTGTTGAGTTAATGGCCAATTACATGGAACAGAACCTCATGGAG GGTGGAGATCTACATTGTGAGGAACAGGTTTCTGGTCCTCCTCCTTTACTGCTCCAGTGGGTGAAGACCGACCATGCTCTTGTCATGCTCTTCAACAACGGCACCCTCCAG GTTAACTTCTATACAGACCATACCAAGCTTATCCTGTGCAAGTCATCTGATGACTCCTACTTGCTCACCTACATCAGCCGGGACCGCATCTCGTACACGTACCTCCTCAGTATGCTGAATGAGATGGGCTGCACGTCTGAGCTGCGACACCGACTCCGCTACGTGGTGCAGCTGCTCCAACATCACACTGATGCCTGA